One Gloeobacter morelensis MG652769 DNA window includes the following coding sequences:
- a CDS encoding metal ABC transporter permease gives MQELWQSLVGFVNLWVEPLGYEFMVRALISAVLVGSLCAVMGSYLVVRRLSLLGLVVSNSVVPGIAVAFLLYVNIFVGGFISGILATVGLGWLQGKTRIKEDAAMGVVLSTFFGLGILLITKIQTERKVNLNNFLFGNILGINTSDLITSAGIAVLVLLAVWALYKEFLLLSFDAQWAEAAGLPTRALHYAMMALTALTVVASMQAVGVALTIALMVIPAATAYLLTNRLATMMGLSVGLGVTSSVVGLYLSYYLNLSSGPTITLVSGLLFAAVVLAGPLLIKVPTGSFLGRLKGMVVLEGASGALQPPEPVTPAPQPEGPAAATKPAMRIVRDSDGRLSLQPDQPSGVER, from the coding sequence GTGCAGGAACTGTGGCAGTCGCTGGTGGGCTTTGTAAATCTGTGGGTCGAACCGCTCGGCTATGAGTTCATGGTCAGAGCCTTAATTTCGGCGGTCCTGGTCGGTTCACTGTGCGCGGTGATGGGCAGCTACCTGGTGGTGCGGCGGCTCTCGCTGCTGGGCCTGGTGGTCTCCAACTCGGTGGTGCCGGGGATCGCGGTGGCCTTCTTGCTCTACGTCAACATCTTCGTAGGGGGCTTCATCTCGGGGATCCTGGCCACGGTGGGCCTCGGTTGGCTGCAGGGCAAGACGCGCATCAAAGAGGACGCGGCGATGGGCGTGGTGCTCTCGACCTTCTTTGGCCTGGGCATCTTGCTCATCACCAAAATCCAGACCGAGCGCAAGGTCAACCTCAACAACTTTCTGTTCGGCAACATCCTGGGCATCAACACCTCCGACTTGATCACCAGCGCCGGGATCGCGGTGCTGGTGCTGCTCGCGGTCTGGGCGCTCTACAAAGAATTCCTGCTGCTGAGCTTCGATGCGCAGTGGGCGGAGGCGGCGGGGCTGCCCACCCGGGCGCTCCACTACGCGATGATGGCGCTTACGGCCCTCACGGTGGTCGCATCGATGCAGGCGGTCGGGGTGGCCCTCACCATTGCCTTAATGGTGATCCCGGCGGCAACCGCCTATCTGCTGACCAATCGACTGGCTACGATGATGGGCCTCTCCGTGGGCCTGGGGGTAACTTCCAGCGTCGTTGGTCTGTACTTGAGTTACTACCTCAACCTGTCCTCCGGCCCGACCATCACCCTGGTGAGCGGCCTGCTCTTTGCCGCCGTGGTGCTCGCAGGACCGCTACTGATCAAGGTGCCCACCGGCAGCTTTCTTGGCCGCCTCAAGGGAATGGTGGTGCTCGAAGGCGCCTCCGGCGCGTTGCAGCCCCCCGAACCGGTTACCCCGGCACCGCAACCCGAAGGCCCGGCGGCGGCGACCAAACCGGCGATGCGCATCGTGCGCGACAGCGACGGCCGATTGAGTTTGCAGCCCGACCAACCGAGCGGGGTAGAGCGATGA
- a CDS encoding metal ABC transporter substrate-binding protein — protein sequence MMLSALREGQAVVRSERRGLWLLSLLIGLLFAGCAGGPSPGGDAQDAQQGTGSPYEAFLSSDKPKVAATSTILADMTRTVAGDGYSIYSILKPGADPHVYEPSPGDSRVLSRADLVLYNGFNLEPQLVKLIGATQNPAPKVPVAEAGGIKPYKLEKTAGIVAADPHAWGSAANGVRYVSAIEKSLVETFPKDKERFAANAANYRKDLEALDGWIREQIATIPEANRKLVSSHDAFQYYGRAYGLPVTGSILGVSTEEEPSARKIADLVEKIRKEQVRAVFIETSTAPELLQSLARDAGVKIGGTLYSDSLGAPGTAGDTYIKMLTANTRTIVEALGGTYTAFVPPSAGK from the coding sequence ATGATGTTGTCGGCGTTGCGGGAGGGACAGGCGGTGGTGCGGAGCGAAAGGCGTGGACTATGGTTACTTTCTCTGTTGATTGGGCTGCTGTTTGCAGGTTGCGCGGGCGGCCCGTCCCCCGGCGGTGATGCCCAGGATGCCCAGCAGGGCACCGGCAGTCCGTACGAAGCCTTCCTCAGTAGTGACAAACCGAAGGTAGCTGCCACCAGCACCATCCTGGCGGACATGACCCGCACGGTGGCTGGAGACGGCTACAGCATCTACAGTATTTTGAAGCCCGGTGCCGACCCGCACGTCTACGAGCCTTCACCGGGCGACTCGCGGGTGCTCTCGCGGGCGGACCTGGTGCTCTACAACGGCTTCAACCTGGAGCCACAACTGGTGAAGCTGATTGGGGCCACCCAGAACCCCGCTCCCAAGGTTCCGGTGGCCGAAGCGGGGGGTATCAAGCCATACAAATTGGAGAAAACGGCGGGCATCGTGGCAGCGGACCCGCACGCCTGGGGTTCGGCGGCGAACGGTGTGCGGTATGTGAGCGCGATCGAGAAGAGTCTGGTGGAAACTTTTCCGAAGGACAAGGAGCGCTTCGCAGCGAACGCCGCGAACTACCGCAAGGACCTCGAAGCCCTCGACGGTTGGATCCGGGAGCAAATCGCCACGATCCCCGAGGCTAACCGCAAACTGGTCAGCTCCCACGACGCCTTTCAGTACTACGGCCGGGCCTACGGCCTGCCGGTGACTGGCTCCATTCTCGGGGTATCCACCGAGGAGGAGCCGAGTGCGCGCAAGATCGCCGACCTGGTCGAGAAGATTCGCAAAGAGCAGGTGCGCGCCGTGTTTATCGAGACTTCCACCGCCCCCGAGCTGTTGCAGTCGCTCGCGCGCGACGCGGGGGTCAAAATCGGTGGTACTCTCTACTCCGATTCGCTCGGGGCGCCAGGGACGGCGGGGGATACTTACATTAAGATGCTCACCGCCAACACCCGCACGATCGTCGAAGCGCTGGGCGGCACCTACACCGCCTTCGTCCCCCCTTCCGCCGGCAAGTAA
- the malQ gene encoding 4-alpha-glucanotransferase produces the protein MLLPRASGILLHPTSLPGPYGIGSLGSEAREFIDLMAITGQRFWQILPLAPTGYGNCPYMSCSAFAGNPLLVDPEDLVAQGLIDKDDLAPDELKTTAGWHHPKINFEEAIAYKTRLLETACENFAAKSDNDKKLFWAYCEREGWWLDDYALFMALKEANDALAWQEWDKGLALREGAILKQQSRELRDRVFYHQFSQYLFSRQWSALKQYANGRGVSILGDLPIYVAADSADVWAHPHLFQLDESGNPTVVAGVPPDYFSATGQLWGNPIYDWEAMERSGYAWWINRIKRMLDMVDLVRIDHFRGFESYWEVEAGQTTAIDGRWVKGPGPQLFDAIEKALGSLPVVAEDLGVLTDEVETLRDRYGLFGMKVLQFAFDGMANNIHLPHNHVRSAIVYTGTHDNDTTVGWYNHSPRWVHEATERYLYLNTGWEIHWALVRCALASVCNLSIVPMQDLLGLGSEGRMNIPGVAEGNWDWRVGTFEAVEPWMRERLADLTALYGRWPG, from the coding sequence TTGCTGCTTCCTAGAGCGAGTGGAATCCTCCTGCACCCGACCAGCCTGCCGGGTCCCTACGGGATCGGCAGTTTGGGCAGCGAGGCCCGTGAATTTATCGACCTGATGGCGATCACCGGCCAGCGCTTCTGGCAGATCCTGCCGCTGGCACCGACCGGCTACGGTAACTGCCCCTACATGTCCTGCTCAGCTTTTGCAGGGAACCCGCTGCTGGTGGACCCGGAGGATCTGGTGGCGCAGGGACTCATCGACAAAGACGACCTGGCACCGGACGAGCTGAAGACGACCGCCGGCTGGCATCACCCGAAGATCAATTTTGAGGAGGCCATCGCCTACAAGACACGTTTGCTCGAGACCGCCTGCGAAAACTTTGCCGCCAAAAGCGACAACGACAAAAAACTCTTTTGGGCCTACTGCGAGCGCGAGGGCTGGTGGCTCGACGATTACGCCCTGTTCATGGCCCTCAAAGAAGCGAACGACGCTCTGGCCTGGCAGGAGTGGGACAAGGGATTGGCCTTGCGCGAGGGGGCAATCCTCAAGCAGCAGTCGCGCGAGTTGCGCGACCGGGTGTTCTATCACCAGTTCAGCCAGTATCTATTTTCCCGGCAGTGGAGTGCCCTCAAACAGTACGCCAACGGCCGCGGTGTAAGCATCCTGGGGGATCTGCCCATCTATGTCGCCGCCGACAGCGCCGATGTCTGGGCGCACCCGCACCTGTTTCAGCTCGACGAGAGCGGCAATCCGACGGTGGTAGCCGGGGTACCGCCCGATTACTTCAGCGCCACCGGCCAGCTGTGGGGCAACCCGATTTACGACTGGGAGGCCATGGAGCGCAGCGGCTACGCCTGGTGGATCAACCGCATCAAGCGCATGCTGGACATGGTGGACCTGGTGCGCATCGACCACTTTCGCGGCTTCGAATCGTACTGGGAAGTGGAAGCGGGTCAGACGACGGCTATCGACGGCCGCTGGGTCAAAGGCCCCGGCCCACAACTGTTCGATGCGATCGAAAAGGCCCTGGGCAGCCTACCGGTGGTGGCGGAGGATCTGGGGGTGCTCACCGACGAGGTCGAGACACTGCGCGATCGCTATGGGCTATTCGGCATGAAGGTATTGCAGTTTGCCTTCGACGGCATGGCCAACAACATCCACCTGCCCCACAACCACGTGCGCAGCGCCATCGTCTACACCGGCACCCACGACAACGATACGACCGTAGGCTGGTACAACCACTCGCCGCGCTGGGTGCACGAGGCGACCGAGCGCTATCTCTACCTCAATACCGGTTGGGAAATCCACTGGGCGTTGGTGCGCTGCGCCCTCGCCTCGGTGTGCAATCTGTCGATCGTACCGATGCAGGATCTGCTGGGTCTGGGCAGCGAGGGGCGCATGAATATCCCCGGCGTGGCGGAGGGCAACTGGGACTGGCGGGTCGGCACCTTCGAGGCGGTCGAACCCTGGATGCGCGAGCGTCTGGCGGATTTGACGGCTCTTTACGGCCGTTGGCCGGGCTGA
- a CDS encoding metal ABC transporter ATP-binding protein — protein MLSVRDLNVSYGLRPALERVSFDVEAGRLVGVVGPNGAGKSTLVKAIMGVVPRRSGAVLLEGEPLEKVRERVAYIPQRAGIDWDFPALVREVVAMGCVPRMGWLARPAREERARVEAAIERVGLADLAQRRIGELSGGQQQRAFIARALVQQARLFLFDEPFAGVDQYTERAILGIFGQLRDAGCALLIVNHDLGDVVRRYDDLLILRGEVVAYGPREDVFTQANLNRAYLGPVAAV, from the coding sequence ATGTTGTCAGTACGCGACCTCAACGTGAGCTACGGCCTGCGCCCGGCCCTGGAGCGGGTGAGTTTCGATGTAGAAGCCGGGCGGCTAGTAGGAGTGGTAGGCCCGAACGGCGCGGGCAAATCGACACTGGTGAAGGCGATCATGGGTGTGGTGCCCCGCCGCTCAGGCGCGGTGCTGCTGGAGGGTGAACCCCTGGAGAAGGTGCGCGAGCGGGTTGCCTACATTCCCCAGCGCGCGGGCATCGATTGGGATTTTCCGGCTCTGGTGCGCGAGGTGGTGGCGATGGGCTGCGTGCCGCGCATGGGCTGGCTAGCTCGGCCGGCGCGCGAGGAGAGAGCGCGAGTCGAGGCGGCTATCGAGCGGGTGGGTCTTGCGGATCTGGCCCAGCGGCGCATCGGCGAACTGTCCGGTGGCCAGCAGCAGCGGGCCTTCATCGCCCGCGCCCTGGTGCAGCAGGCGCGGTTGTTTTTGTTCGACGAACCCTTCGCGGGCGTCGACCAGTACACCGAGCGGGCGATTTTGGGGATTTTCGGGCAACTGCGCGATGCGGGTTGTGCGCTGCTTATCGTCAACCACGACCTGGGGGACGTGGTGCGCCGCTACGACGATCTGTTGATTTTGCGCGGCGAGGTGGTCGCCTATGGGCCGCGCGAGGACGTGTTTACCCAGGCCAATCTCAACCGGGCCTACCTGGGTCCGGTGGCTGCCGTCTAG
- a CDS encoding Uma2 family endonuclease, with protein MTFMQPAYPLPPKQTLPTMYDLPSEDPEEPGLPDEFHSWQPQLLSQTFVPAGYPPERIFSASDLNLYYDPLNPRYHKRPDWFAVVGVPRLVDEGRLSYVFWQEGRAPVVIVELLSPSTQEEDQGETLRGREPPSKWEVYESILRVPYYVLFDRNGDVLRTFQLQGTAYRELSELRLWIDELQIGLGLWQGEFAGVERTWLRWYDGEGEWMPTEAERERQLAERFAAQERTRAEQAEQRAEQAERLADQERQRAEQAEQRAAALTERLKAMGVDPDDL; from the coding sequence ATGACTTTTATGCAACCCGCTTACCCACTGCCGCCCAAGCAGACGCTCCCGACCATGTACGATCTTCCGAGCGAAGATCCCGAGGAGCCCGGCTTGCCCGACGAGTTTCACAGCTGGCAGCCACAATTGCTCTCGCAAACTTTTGTGCCTGCGGGCTACCCCCCCGAACGCATCTTCAGCGCCTCGGATCTCAATCTCTACTACGACCCGCTCAATCCCCGATACCACAAACGCCCCGACTGGTTTGCGGTGGTGGGCGTACCGCGGCTGGTAGACGAAGGCCGCCTGAGTTATGTGTTCTGGCAGGAGGGCCGCGCTCCGGTTGTGATTGTCGAATTGCTCTCACCCAGCACCCAGGAAGAAGATCAAGGCGAAACTCTGCGGGGCCGGGAGCCGCCCAGCAAGTGGGAAGTCTACGAGAGTATCCTGCGAGTACCCTACTATGTGCTGTTCGACCGCAACGGCGATGTGCTTCGAACTTTCCAGCTGCAGGGTACTGCCTACCGGGAATTATCCGAATTGCGCTTGTGGATAGATGAACTGCAGATCGGCCTGGGACTCTGGCAAGGAGAATTTGCCGGGGTCGAGCGCACCTGGCTGCGCTGGTACGACGGCGAGGGCGAATGGATGCCCACCGAAGCCGAACGCGAACGGCAATTAGCCGAGCGGTTTGCCGCCCAGGAGCGGACGCGCGCCGAACAAGCCGAGCAGCGGGCCGAGCAAGCCGAACGCCTTGCAGATCAAGAGCGCCAACGGGCCGAGCAGGCCGAACAGCGGGCCGCGGCCCTGACGGAGCGACTGAAAGCCATGGGAGTGGATCCCGACGATCTCTAA
- a CDS encoding peptidylprolyl isomerase, with protein sequence MSAVEQKINELEQLTQTAEFQALPPEERRRILDEYYRRELAPASVDRASFDKIFAAAWQAPPPVKVASERKQLNLTPVWLTLGLIGGTAVALAGLVFWTNNLQDISTQDDATLIKSLRGGDPVREDEVALRRSLPDTGPEVWEIEKALERVAEPLKDGGWLEAKERTARVVDLLNRYEPQILARVPAGARNRAVQAIAQVRANIRALEDKIQAKDITGSTLQARRTFWYLDLLELALLDEFRPEVPAEYRNLPRLEGGWAMVRFTTDRGPFVALVDGFNAPVTAGNFLDLVQRGFYNGLKITRAERFNLVQTGDPSGKGTGGFTDPATGKLRTIPMEVRPARKEAEITASQVIQRRVDYVQDRFELDPIKLREEMGNLHKRYIADDWKAVPYGKTIQSYPALYYGPPGVFSMARYEKDPNSASSQFFISFSDPELNPTGKNLSDGKYANFGYITQGIRTVRQLKVGDTIQKAEILNCKEAAFNEYRELPPAGSSMYATREGPATNLETSCLPLPPPRLSNSPKDL encoded by the coding sequence ATGAGCGCGGTAGAACAAAAAATCAACGAACTGGAGCAACTCACCCAAACTGCGGAGTTTCAGGCCCTCCCGCCCGAGGAGCGCCGCCGGATTCTTGATGAGTATTACCGGCGGGAACTGGCCCCGGCCTCGGTGGACCGCGCCAGCTTCGACAAAATATTCGCCGCCGCCTGGCAGGCCCCGCCGCCTGTCAAAGTAGCCTCCGAACGCAAGCAGCTTAACCTCACCCCGGTGTGGTTGACCCTGGGCCTCATCGGCGGCACGGCCGTCGCCCTCGCCGGCCTGGTGTTCTGGACCAACAACCTGCAGGATATCAGTACCCAGGACGACGCGACGCTCATCAAGAGCCTGCGCGGCGGCGATCCGGTGCGCGAGGACGAAGTGGCCCTGCGCCGCTCGCTGCCGGACACCGGCCCGGAAGTCTGGGAGATCGAAAAGGCCCTGGAGCGAGTCGCCGAACCGCTCAAAGACGGCGGCTGGCTGGAAGCGAAGGAGCGCACCGCCCGGGTGGTAGATTTGCTCAACCGCTACGAACCGCAGATCCTCGCCCGTGTTCCAGCCGGTGCGCGCAATCGGGCCGTGCAGGCGATTGCCCAGGTGCGCGCCAACATCCGCGCCCTCGAAGACAAGATTCAGGCAAAGGACATCACCGGTTCGACCCTCCAGGCGCGACGGACTTTCTGGTATCTCGACTTATTGGAACTGGCGCTCCTCGATGAGTTCCGGCCCGAGGTGCCCGCCGAGTACCGCAATTTGCCCAGACTGGAGGGGGGCTGGGCGATGGTGCGCTTCACCACCGACCGCGGCCCCTTCGTGGCCCTGGTGGACGGCTTCAACGCCCCGGTGACCGCCGGCAACTTTCTCGATCTGGTGCAGCGGGGTTTCTACAACGGTCTCAAGATCACCCGCGCCGAGCGGTTCAACCTCGTGCAGACGGGTGATCCCAGCGGTAAGGGCACCGGCGGCTTCACCGACCCGGCCACCGGCAAACTGCGCACCATCCCGATGGAGGTGCGCCCGGCGCGCAAAGAAGCCGAGATTACCGCCTCGCAGGTCATCCAGCGGCGCGTCGACTACGTCCAGGACCGCTTCGAACTCGACCCCATCAAGCTGCGCGAGGAGATGGGCAACCTGCATAAGCGCTATATTGCCGACGACTGGAAAGCTGTGCCCTACGGCAAGACCATCCAGAGCTACCCGGCGCTGTACTACGGCCCGCCGGGAGTGTTCTCGATGGCGCGCTACGAAAAAGACCCGAATTCTGCCTCCAGCCAGTTTTTTATCTCCTTCTCCGACCCCGAACTCAACCCGACCGGCAAGAACCTCTCCGACGGCAAGTACGCCAACTTCGGCTATATCACCCAGGGCATCCGCACCGTCCGACAGCTCAAAGTCGGCGACACCATTCAAAAAGCCGAGATCTTGAACTGCAAGGAAGCGGCCTTTAACGAATACCGCGAGCTGCCCCCGGCGGGCTCTTCGATGTACGCCACCCGCGAAGGCCCCGCCACCAACTTGGAGACCAGTTGCCTGCCCCTGCCACCTCCAAGGCTGTCGAACTCCCCTAAGGATTTGTAA
- a CDS encoding metal ABC transporter permease: MGWIEWLAEPLRYPFMQRALLSALLVGTICAITGSYLIVRRLALLGDAVSRAVMPGLAIAFIVGGNIFVGAFIAGVLSTALIGYIHTHSKIKEDTAMGLVFSGFFATGIILITKIQSETKVDLMHFLFGNILGVSESDLLATAVISAAVVATILLLFKELLFHSFDPLGAKAAGLPTEALHLVLMSLIALTIVASMQSVGVVLVIALMIAPGATAYLLTRRLPSMMGLAVLLGAVASLVGLYLSYYLDIASGPAVVVVSIACFVLAFLFSPRQGLLTRLWQDRKADYAEKPAPPVGLR, encoded by the coding sequence ATGGGCTGGATCGAATGGCTCGCCGAGCCGCTGCGCTACCCGTTTATGCAGCGGGCCCTCCTCTCGGCCTTGCTGGTGGGCACCATCTGTGCCATTACCGGCAGCTATCTCATCGTGCGGCGGCTGGCGCTGTTGGGGGATGCGGTGAGCCGGGCGGTGATGCCGGGGCTTGCCATCGCCTTTATCGTGGGGGGCAACATCTTCGTGGGGGCGTTCATCGCCGGGGTGCTCTCCACCGCCCTGATTGGTTATATTCATACCCACTCAAAGATCAAAGAGGACACGGCGATGGGCCTGGTCTTCTCGGGCTTTTTTGCCACCGGCATCATCTTGATCACCAAGATCCAAAGCGAGACAAAAGTCGACTTGATGCACTTTCTGTTCGGCAACATCCTGGGGGTAAGCGAGTCGGACCTGCTTGCCACGGCCGTCATCTCCGCCGCCGTGGTGGCGACCATCCTGCTGCTGTTTAAAGAATTGCTCTTCCACAGCTTCGACCCGCTTGGAGCGAAGGCGGCGGGACTGCCCACCGAGGCGTTGCACCTGGTGTTGATGAGCCTGATTGCCCTCACCATCGTCGCCTCGATGCAGTCGGTGGGGGTGGTGCTGGTGATCGCCTTGATGATCGCCCCCGGCGCTACGGCCTATCTGCTCACCCGCCGCCTGCCCTCGATGATGGGCCTTGCGGTCTTGCTCGGGGCCGTCGCAAGCCTGGTGGGGTTGTACTTGAGCTATTACCTGGATATCGCCTCCGGTCCGGCGGTGGTGGTGGTCTCGATCGCTTGCTTTGTGCTGGCCTTTTTGTTCAGTCCCCGCCAGGGACTGCTCACCCGTCTTTGGCAGGACCGCAAAGCCGACTATGCCGAAAAACCAGCGCCGCCTGTGGGCCTCAGGTGA
- a CDS encoding Uma2 family endonuclease encodes MVALSERRFVVAEYHRILEAGVFGLDENIELLQGRILSMPPQGPLHAAVVRRLLQALLALGYPLGQLLCEQPITLSADSEPVPDVSLVEPDPQGLDYEGGHPPPDRVLLVIEVAASTLAADLSIKARAYAAASIPLYWVVDVKNAQLYEHSLPTAEGYAEVVVRTRQESIALPNGSRLEMGLLFRC; translated from the coding sequence GTGGTCGCCTTATCGGAACGCCGTTTTGTTGTTGCTGAGTATCACCGGATTCTCGAAGCCGGGGTGTTCGGACTGGACGAGAACATTGAGCTGCTGCAAGGACGCATCCTGTCTATGCCCCCGCAAGGCCCACTGCACGCCGCGGTGGTGCGGCGTCTCCTGCAAGCGCTTCTGGCCCTGGGCTATCCACTCGGTCAACTCCTCTGCGAGCAGCCGATCACTTTGAGCGCAGACAGCGAACCTGTCCCGGATGTGTCTCTAGTCGAGCCCGACCCGCAAGGACTGGACTACGAAGGTGGACACCCCCCTCCAGACCGGGTGCTGCTGGTGATCGAAGTTGCGGCCTCCACCCTGGCTGCAGACCTCTCGATCAAGGCGCGCGCCTACGCAGCGGCGAGCATTCCGCTCTACTGGGTGGTGGATGTCAAAAACGCCCAGCTTTACGAGCACAGCTTGCCCACAGCCGAAGGTTACGCGGAGGTGGTAGTTCGCACCCGTCAGGAATCGATCGCGCTACCCAACGGTTCTCGCCTCGAAATGGGTCTGCTGTTCAGGTGCTGA
- a CDS encoding cupin domain-containing protein: MPAITPDRFVVEENPAQGSAEPDRTLWISEAGGLTQFGALIEELQPGSRSSIKHWHSAEDEMVFVLEGEITLIEGTEEKLLRAGDAATFCAGVPIGHYLENRSRSVTRCFVVGTRAPIDTITCPDHDRICYRDRSLPDDIWTNSAGEPAGNPHI; encoded by the coding sequence ATGCCCGCTATTACCCCAGATCGATTTGTCGTCGAAGAGAACCCTGCCCAGGGATCCGCAGAACCTGACCGCACGCTCTGGATTAGTGAAGCCGGTGGACTCACCCAGTTCGGTGCTCTTATCGAGGAGCTGCAGCCTGGCTCCCGCTCGTCGATCAAGCATTGGCACAGCGCTGAGGATGAAATGGTCTTTGTCCTTGAAGGCGAGATCACGCTCATCGAAGGAACCGAGGAGAAACTGCTGCGAGCCGGCGACGCCGCGACATTCTGCGCCGGGGTTCCGATCGGCCACTACCTCGAAAATCGTAGCAGGTCGGTCACCCGATGCTTTGTTGTCGGTACCCGCGCTCCAATCGACACGATCACCTGTCCTGACCATGATCGAATCTGCTACCGCGACCGGTCCCTGCCGGACGACATCTGGACAAACAGTGCGGGAGAACCCGCAGGCAATCCGCACATCTGA
- a CDS encoding metal ABC transporter ATP-binding protein, translated as MLTIANLFVRYRQNLALTQVDLAVAPRRIVGVIGPNGAGKSTLIKAVLDLIPAGGTVALDGRPLRQQLHRVAYVPQRTAVDWDYPATVADVVMMGRCRHIGWLRRPGRPDREAVKSALERVGMTEYADCQIGELSGGQQQRVFLARALAQQADWLFLDEPFVGVDQTTEAVLFAIFRQLRDEGKTLLVVNHDLGEAVDHYDDILLLRNRVVAFGPREDVFTEANLAAAYGGLPGRFVYSGGGR; from the coding sequence ATGCTCACCATCGCCAATCTTTTTGTCCGCTACCGCCAGAATCTGGCGCTTACCCAGGTGGATCTTGCGGTTGCGCCGCGGCGGATCGTGGGGGTCATCGGTCCAAACGGCGCCGGCAAATCGACGCTCATCAAGGCGGTACTAGATCTGATCCCTGCCGGGGGTACGGTCGCCCTAGACGGCCGGCCGCTCAGGCAGCAGCTGCACCGCGTCGCTTATGTGCCCCAGCGCACGGCGGTCGATTGGGACTACCCGGCGACGGTCGCGGACGTGGTGATGATGGGCCGCTGCCGCCACATCGGCTGGCTGCGTCGGCCCGGCCGACCTGACCGCGAAGCGGTGAAATCGGCCCTCGAACGGGTGGGGATGACCGAGTACGCCGATTGTCAGATAGGCGAACTGTCCGGTGGTCAGCAGCAGCGGGTGTTTCTGGCCCGCGCCCTGGCGCAGCAGGCGGACTGGTTGTTTCTCGATGAACCGTTTGTGGGAGTGGATCAGACCACCGAGGCGGTGCTGTTTGCCATTTTCCGGCAGCTGCGCGACGAGGGCAAAACGCTGTTGGTGGTCAACCACGACCTGGGCGAGGCGGTGGATCACTACGACGACATTTTGCTGCTGCGCAACCGGGTGGTGGCCTTCGGTCCCCGCGAAGACGTCTTTACTGAAGCGAACCTGGCGGCAGCCTACGGCGGTCTGCCGGGCCGCTTCGTCTATTCGGGGGGCGGGCGCTAG
- a CDS encoding DUF2281 domain-containing protein, whose protein sequence is MLQAAAKVHGFLVPAMARQGSKGSSQETGAKGFGKSPDTRTPEQTLRASPKSLLNDLEHVPETLQTGCEQGAVSFDSVFLNSRVKSLTHVVSQAGEQLTNLGEEATSLARKMTDFEGLFSNPDKTTEFITFLVEAKAISSKMLSWQSVGVEAAIDFLRLAEESDNQELLNLVRTIEEVLPNLYNSVEQALSSWSGQKFFGVSLDADQMQVSETRASISKAHQIIETIKQKQARKNREPRSKRKVGSAAGQVVIHKEFFEPLFE, encoded by the coding sequence ATGTTACAGGCAGCAGCTAAAGTACACGGATTTCTGGTACCCGCTATGGCAAGGCAAGGCAGTAAGGGTTCCTCTCAAGAGACAGGTGCGAAGGGCTTCGGTAAGAGCCCAGACACTCGAACCCCGGAACAAACGCTTCGAGCTTCACCCAAATCTCTTTTGAACGACCTGGAGCATGTTCCAGAGACATTGCAAACTGGCTGTGAACAAGGAGCAGTTTCCTTCGACAGCGTCTTCCTTAATTCTCGCGTTAAGTCTCTCACACACGTTGTAAGTCAAGCCGGAGAGCAGCTCACAAACCTTGGCGAGGAGGCAACTAGTCTTGCAAGGAAGATGACGGATTTTGAAGGTTTGTTCTCCAATCCAGATAAGACCACTGAATTCATTACTTTTTTGGTGGAAGCTAAGGCTATTTCCTCGAAAATGCTTTCGTGGCAGTCCGTGGGTGTTGAAGCGGCAATCGACTTTTTACGACTCGCTGAGGAATCCGACAACCAAGAATTGCTAAACCTTGTGAGGACAATAGAAGAAGTTCTTCCAAACCTATATAATTCGGTAGAGCAAGCCCTGAGCAGTTGGAGTGGGCAGAAGTTTTTTGGAGTTAGCTTGGATGCTGACCAAATGCAAGTATCCGAGACAAGGGCGAGTATATCAAAAGCCCATCAGATAATTGAGACCATCAAGCAGAAGCAAGCGCGGAAGAACCGCGAGCCTCGTAGTAAACGTAAAGTTGGAAGCGCGGCGGGTCAAGTCGTGATTCACAAGGAATTTTTCGAGCCGCTGTTTGAGTAG
- a CDS encoding type II toxin-antitoxin system VapC family toxin, with protein sequence MKYLLDTCAFLWVVNGDSQLPEKCKTIFEDGDNDFYLSIVSIWEISIKTSIGKLELPKSPEIWIPEQIKENEIEVLTISVEHATRIFQLEHHHRDPFDRMIVCQSIVENMPILTPDLAIAEYNVETVWR encoded by the coding sequence ATGAAATATCTGCTGGATACGTGTGCTTTCTTGTGGGTTGTTAACGGTGACAGTCAGTTGCCCGAAAAGTGCAAAACGATCTTTGAGGACGGAGATAATGATTTCTATCTGAGTATCGTCAGTATTTGGGAGATCAGCATTAAGACGAGCATAGGCAAATTGGAGCTGCCAAAATCCCCAGAGATTTGGATCCCAGAGCAAATAAAAGAAAATGAAATAGAAGTACTAACAATTTCTGTTGAGCATGCCACAAGAATTTTCCAGTTAGAACACCACCACAGAGATCCTTTTGACAGGATGATCGTCTGTCAATCCATTGTTGAAAACATGCCAATTCTTACTCCGGATCTAGCTATAGCTGAGTATAACGTGGAAACTGTTTGGCGATAA